The following proteins are encoded in a genomic region of Vicugna pacos chromosome 16, VicPac4, whole genome shotgun sequence:
- the DLG4 gene encoding disks large homolog 4 isoform X2 — translation MDCLCIVTTKKYRYQDEDTPPLEHSPAHLPNQVNAPELVHVAERNLSHLEAVQGVVGHAHFSPVKANSPPVIVNTDTLEAPGYVNGTEGEMEYEEITLERGNSGLGFSIAGGTDNPHIGDDPSIFITKIIPGGAAAQDGRLRVNDSILFVNEVDVREVTHSAAVEALKEAGSIVRLYVMRRKPPAEKLMEIKLIKGPKGLGFSIAGGVGNQHIPGDNSIYVTKIIEGGAAHKDGRLQIGDKILAVNSVGLEDVMHEDAVAALKNTYDVVYLKVAKPSNAYLSDSYAPPDITTSYSQHLDNEISHSSYLGTDYPTAMTPTSPRRYSPVAKDLLGEEDIPREPRRIVIHRGSTGLGFNIVGGEDGEGIFISFILAGGPADLSGELRKGDQILSVNGVDLRNASHEQAAIALKNAGQTVTIIAQYKPEEYSRFEAKIHDLREQLMNSSLGSGTASLRSNPKRGFYIRALFDYDKTKDCGFLSQALSFRFGDVLHVIDASDEEWWQARRVHSDSETDDIGFIPSKRRVERREWSRLKAKDWGSSSGSQGREDSVLSYETVTQMEVHYARPIIILGPTKDRANDDLLSEFPDKFGSCVPHTTRPKREYEIDGRDYHFVSSREKMEKDIQAHKFIEAGQYNSHLYGTSVQSVREVAEQGKHCILDVSANAVRRLQAAHLHPIAIFIRPRSLENVLEINKRITEEQARKAFDRATKLEQEFTECFSAIVEGDSFEEIYHKVKRVIEDLSGPYIWVPARERL, via the exons ATGGACTGTCTCTGTATAGTGACAACCAAG AAATACCGCTACCAAGATGAAGACACGCCCCCTCTGGAGCACAGCCCGGCCCACCTCCCCAACCAGGTAAACGCCCCCGAGCTGGTGCACGTGGCGGAGAGGAACTTGTCCCACCTCGAGGCCGTCCAAGGGGTCGTGGGCCACGCCCACTTCTCCCCCGTCAAG GCCAATTCCCCCCCTGTGATTGTCAACACAGACACCCTAGAAGCCCCGGGATAT GTGAACGGAACGGAGGGGGAAATGGAATACGAGGAGATCACACTGGAAAGG GGTAACTCAGGTCTGGGCTTCAGCATCGCAGGTGGCACTGACAACCCACACATCGGTGACGACCCATCCATTTTCATCACCAAGATCATTCCCGGCGGGGCTGCGGCCCAGGATGGCCGCCTcag GGTCAACGATAGCATCTTGTTTGTAAATGAAGTGGACGTTCGGGAGGTGACGCACTCAGCTGCAGTGGAGGCCCTCAAAGAGGCAGGCTCCATCGTCCGCCTCTACGTCATGCGCCGGAAGCCCCCGGCTGAGAAGCTCATGGAGATCAAGCTCATCAAGGGGCCTAAAG GTCTTGGCTTCAGCATCGCAGGAGGTGTCGGGAACCAGCACATCCCCGGAGATAATAGCATCTATGTAACCAAGATTATTGAAGGGGGTGCCGCCCACAAGGATGGGAGGTTGCAGATTGGAGACAAGATCCTGGCG GTCAACAGTGTGGGGCTGGAGGATGTCATGCATGAGGATGCCGTGGCAGCCCTGAAGAACACGTATGATGTTGTCTACCTAAAGGTGGCCAAGCCCAGCAATGCCTACCTGAGTGACAGCTATGCTCCCCCAGACATCACAACCT CTTATTCCCAGCACCTGGACAACGAGATCAGTCACAGCAGCTACCTGGGCACCGACTACCCCACAGCCATGACCCCCACCTCTCCTCGGCGCTACTCCCCAGTGGCCAAGGACCTGCTGGGGGAGGAAGACATTCCCCGAGAACCGAGGCGGATTGTCATCCACCGGGGCTCCACGGGCCTGGGCTTCAACATCGTGGGCGGCGAGGATGGTGAAGGCATCTTCATCTCCTTCATCCTGGCCGGGGGCCCTGCAGACCTCAGCGGGGAGCTGCGGAAGGGGGACCAGATCCTCTCG GTCAATGGCGTTGACCTCCGCAATGCCAGCCACGAGCAGGCTGCCATCGCCCTGAAGAATGCGGGTCAGACAGTCACGATCATCGCTCAGTACAAACCGGAAG AGTACAGCCGATTCGAGGCCAAGATCCACGACCTTCGGGAACAGCTCATGAACAGCAGCCTGGGCTCAGGGACTGCCTCCCTTCGGAGCAACCCCAAAAGGGGTTTCTACATCAG GGCCCTGTTTGACTATGACAAGACCAAGGACTGCGGCTTCCTGAGCCAGGCCCTGAGCTTCCGCTTTGGGGATGTGCTGCATGTCATTGACGCCAGCGATGAGGAGTGGTGGCAGGCGCGGCGGGTCCACTCTGACAGCGAGACCGATGACATTGGCTTCATCCCCAGCAAACGGCG GGTTGAGCGACGAGAGTGGTCAAGGTTAAAGGCCAAG GATTGGGGCTCCAGCTCTGGATCACAGG GTCGAGAAGACTCGGTTCTGAGCTACGAGACGGTGACGCAGATGGAAG tgCACTATGCTCGCCCCATCATTATCCTTGGGCCCACCAAGGACCGCGCCAACGATGATCTCCTCTCCGAGTTCCCCGACAAGTTTGGATCCTGTGTTCCCC ATACGACGCGGCCCAAGCGGGAGTATGAGATAGATGGCCGGGATTACCACTTTGTGTCATCCCGGGAGAAAATGGAGAAGGACATTCAGGCCCACAAGTTCATTGAGGCTGGCCAGTACAATAGCCACCTGTATGGAACCAGCGTCCAGTCCGTGCGAGAGGTGGCTGAGCAG gggaAGCACTGCATCCTCGATGTCTCGGCCAATGCCGTGCGGCGGCTGCAGGCGGCCCACCTGCACCCTATCGCCATCTTCATCCGCCCCCGCTCCCTGGAGAATGTGCT AGAGATTAATAAGCGGATCACAGAGGAGCAAGCCCGCAAAGCCTTCGACAGAGCCACCAAGCTGGAGCAGGAATTCACAGAGTGCTTCTCAG ccatCGTGGAGGGTGACAGCTTTGAGGAGATCTACCACAAGGTGAAGCGCGTCATCGAGGACCTCTCAGGCCCCTACATCTGGGTCCCAGCCCGAGAGAGACTCTGA
- the DLG4 gene encoding disks large homolog 4 isoform X6 encodes MSERPRAPRSALWLLAPPLLRWAPPLLTVLHSDLFQALLDILDYYEASISESQKYRYQDEDTPPLEHSPAHLPNQANSPPVIVNTDTLEAPGYVNGTEGEMEYEEITLERGNSGLGFSIAGGTDNPHIGDDPSIFITKIIPGGAAAQDGRLRVNDSILFVNEVDVREVTHSAAVEALKEAGSIVRLYVMRRKPPAEKLMEIKLIKGPKGLGFSIAGGVGNQHIPGDNSIYVTKIIEGGAAHKDGRLQIGDKILAVNSVGLEDVMHEDAVAALKNTYDVVYLKVAKPSNAYLSDSYAPPDITTSYSQHLDNEISHSSYLGTDYPTAMTPTSPRRYSPVAKDLLGEEDIPREPRRIVIHRGSTGLGFNIVGGEDGEGIFISFILAGGPADLSGELRKGDQILSVNGVDLRNASHEQAAIALKNAGQTVTIIAQYKPEEYSRFEAKIHDLREQLMNSSLGSGTASLRSNPKRGFYIRALFDYDKTKDCGFLSQALSFRFGDVLHVIDASDEEWWQARRVHSDSETDDIGFIPSKRRVERREWSRLKAKDWGSSSGSQGREDSVLSYETVTQMEVHYARPIIILGPTKDRANDDLLSEFPDKFGSCVPHTTRPKREYEIDGRDYHFVSSREKMEKDIQAHKFIEAGQYNSHLYGTSVQSVREVAEQGKHCILDVSANAVRRLQAAHLHPIAIFIRPRSLENVLEINKRITEEQARKAFDRATKLEQEFTECFSAIVEGDSFEEIYHKVKRVIEDLSGPYIWVPARERL; translated from the exons ATGTCGGAGAGACCAAGAG CTCCCCGTTCAGCTCTCTGGCTCCTGGCCCCCCCATTATTGCGATGGGCACCCCCGCTCCTCACGGTGCTGCACAGCGACCTCTTCCAGGCCTTGCTGG ACATCCTGGACTATTATGAGGCCTCCATCTCAGAGAGTCAG AAATACCGCTACCAAGATGAAGACACGCCCCCTCTGGAGCACAGCCCGGCCCACCTCCCCAACCAG GCCAATTCCCCCCCTGTGATTGTCAACACAGACACCCTAGAAGCCCCGGGATAT GTGAACGGAACGGAGGGGGAAATGGAATACGAGGAGATCACACTGGAAAGG GGTAACTCAGGTCTGGGCTTCAGCATCGCAGGTGGCACTGACAACCCACACATCGGTGACGACCCATCCATTTTCATCACCAAGATCATTCCCGGCGGGGCTGCGGCCCAGGATGGCCGCCTcag GGTCAACGATAGCATCTTGTTTGTAAATGAAGTGGACGTTCGGGAGGTGACGCACTCAGCTGCAGTGGAGGCCCTCAAAGAGGCAGGCTCCATCGTCCGCCTCTACGTCATGCGCCGGAAGCCCCCGGCTGAGAAGCTCATGGAGATCAAGCTCATCAAGGGGCCTAAAG GTCTTGGCTTCAGCATCGCAGGAGGTGTCGGGAACCAGCACATCCCCGGAGATAATAGCATCTATGTAACCAAGATTATTGAAGGGGGTGCCGCCCACAAGGATGGGAGGTTGCAGATTGGAGACAAGATCCTGGCG GTCAACAGTGTGGGGCTGGAGGATGTCATGCATGAGGATGCCGTGGCAGCCCTGAAGAACACGTATGATGTTGTCTACCTAAAGGTGGCCAAGCCCAGCAATGCCTACCTGAGTGACAGCTATGCTCCCCCAGACATCACAACCT CTTATTCCCAGCACCTGGACAACGAGATCAGTCACAGCAGCTACCTGGGCACCGACTACCCCACAGCCATGACCCCCACCTCTCCTCGGCGCTACTCCCCAGTGGCCAAGGACCTGCTGGGGGAGGAAGACATTCCCCGAGAACCGAGGCGGATTGTCATCCACCGGGGCTCCACGGGCCTGGGCTTCAACATCGTGGGCGGCGAGGATGGTGAAGGCATCTTCATCTCCTTCATCCTGGCCGGGGGCCCTGCAGACCTCAGCGGGGAGCTGCGGAAGGGGGACCAGATCCTCTCG GTCAATGGCGTTGACCTCCGCAATGCCAGCCACGAGCAGGCTGCCATCGCCCTGAAGAATGCGGGTCAGACAGTCACGATCATCGCTCAGTACAAACCGGAAG AGTACAGCCGATTCGAGGCCAAGATCCACGACCTTCGGGAACAGCTCATGAACAGCAGCCTGGGCTCAGGGACTGCCTCCCTTCGGAGCAACCCCAAAAGGGGTTTCTACATCAG GGCCCTGTTTGACTATGACAAGACCAAGGACTGCGGCTTCCTGAGCCAGGCCCTGAGCTTCCGCTTTGGGGATGTGCTGCATGTCATTGACGCCAGCGATGAGGAGTGGTGGCAGGCGCGGCGGGTCCACTCTGACAGCGAGACCGATGACATTGGCTTCATCCCCAGCAAACGGCG GGTTGAGCGACGAGAGTGGTCAAGGTTAAAGGCCAAG GATTGGGGCTCCAGCTCTGGATCACAGG GTCGAGAAGACTCGGTTCTGAGCTACGAGACGGTGACGCAGATGGAAG tgCACTATGCTCGCCCCATCATTATCCTTGGGCCCACCAAGGACCGCGCCAACGATGATCTCCTCTCCGAGTTCCCCGACAAGTTTGGATCCTGTGTTCCCC ATACGACGCGGCCCAAGCGGGAGTATGAGATAGATGGCCGGGATTACCACTTTGTGTCATCCCGGGAGAAAATGGAGAAGGACATTCAGGCCCACAAGTTCATTGAGGCTGGCCAGTACAATAGCCACCTGTATGGAACCAGCGTCCAGTCCGTGCGAGAGGTGGCTGAGCAG gggaAGCACTGCATCCTCGATGTCTCGGCCAATGCCGTGCGGCGGCTGCAGGCGGCCCACCTGCACCCTATCGCCATCTTCATCCGCCCCCGCTCCCTGGAGAATGTGCT AGAGATTAATAAGCGGATCACAGAGGAGCAAGCCCGCAAAGCCTTCGACAGAGCCACCAAGCTGGAGCAGGAATTCACAGAGTGCTTCTCAG ccatCGTGGAGGGTGACAGCTTTGAGGAGATCTACCACAAGGTGAAGCGCGTCATCGAGGACCTCTCAGGCCCCTACATCTGGGTCCCAGCCCGAGAGAGACTCTGA
- the DLG4 gene encoding disks large homolog 4 isoform X1 translates to MDCLCIVTTKKYRYQDEDTPPLEHSPAHLPNQVNAPELVHVAERNLSHLEAVQGVVGHAHFSPVKANSPPVIVNTDTLEAPGYELQVNGTEGEMEYEEITLERGNSGLGFSIAGGTDNPHIGDDPSIFITKIIPGGAAAQDGRLRVNDSILFVNEVDVREVTHSAAVEALKEAGSIVRLYVMRRKPPAEKLMEIKLIKGPKGLGFSIAGGVGNQHIPGDNSIYVTKIIEGGAAHKDGRLQIGDKILAVNSVGLEDVMHEDAVAALKNTYDVVYLKVAKPSNAYLSDSYAPPDITTSYSQHLDNEISHSSYLGTDYPTAMTPTSPRRYSPVAKDLLGEEDIPREPRRIVIHRGSTGLGFNIVGGEDGEGIFISFILAGGPADLSGELRKGDQILSVNGVDLRNASHEQAAIALKNAGQTVTIIAQYKPEEYSRFEAKIHDLREQLMNSSLGSGTASLRSNPKRGFYIRALFDYDKTKDCGFLSQALSFRFGDVLHVIDASDEEWWQARRVHSDSETDDIGFIPSKRRVERREWSRLKAKDWGSSSGSQGREDSVLSYETVTQMEVHYARPIIILGPTKDRANDDLLSEFPDKFGSCVPHTTRPKREYEIDGRDYHFVSSREKMEKDIQAHKFIEAGQYNSHLYGTSVQSVREVAEQGKHCILDVSANAVRRLQAAHLHPIAIFIRPRSLENVLEINKRITEEQARKAFDRATKLEQEFTECFSAIVEGDSFEEIYHKVKRVIEDLSGPYIWVPARERL, encoded by the exons ATGGACTGTCTCTGTATAGTGACAACCAAG AAATACCGCTACCAAGATGAAGACACGCCCCCTCTGGAGCACAGCCCGGCCCACCTCCCCAACCAGGTAAACGCCCCCGAGCTGGTGCACGTGGCGGAGAGGAACTTGTCCCACCTCGAGGCCGTCCAAGGGGTCGTGGGCCACGCCCACTTCTCCCCCGTCAAG GCCAATTCCCCCCCTGTGATTGTCAACACAGACACCCTAGAAGCCCCGGGATAT GAGTTGCAGGTGAACGGAACGGAGGGGGAAATGGAATACGAGGAGATCACACTGGAAAGG GGTAACTCAGGTCTGGGCTTCAGCATCGCAGGTGGCACTGACAACCCACACATCGGTGACGACCCATCCATTTTCATCACCAAGATCATTCCCGGCGGGGCTGCGGCCCAGGATGGCCGCCTcag GGTCAACGATAGCATCTTGTTTGTAAATGAAGTGGACGTTCGGGAGGTGACGCACTCAGCTGCAGTGGAGGCCCTCAAAGAGGCAGGCTCCATCGTCCGCCTCTACGTCATGCGCCGGAAGCCCCCGGCTGAGAAGCTCATGGAGATCAAGCTCATCAAGGGGCCTAAAG GTCTTGGCTTCAGCATCGCAGGAGGTGTCGGGAACCAGCACATCCCCGGAGATAATAGCATCTATGTAACCAAGATTATTGAAGGGGGTGCCGCCCACAAGGATGGGAGGTTGCAGATTGGAGACAAGATCCTGGCG GTCAACAGTGTGGGGCTGGAGGATGTCATGCATGAGGATGCCGTGGCAGCCCTGAAGAACACGTATGATGTTGTCTACCTAAAGGTGGCCAAGCCCAGCAATGCCTACCTGAGTGACAGCTATGCTCCCCCAGACATCACAACCT CTTATTCCCAGCACCTGGACAACGAGATCAGTCACAGCAGCTACCTGGGCACCGACTACCCCACAGCCATGACCCCCACCTCTCCTCGGCGCTACTCCCCAGTGGCCAAGGACCTGCTGGGGGAGGAAGACATTCCCCGAGAACCGAGGCGGATTGTCATCCACCGGGGCTCCACGGGCCTGGGCTTCAACATCGTGGGCGGCGAGGATGGTGAAGGCATCTTCATCTCCTTCATCCTGGCCGGGGGCCCTGCAGACCTCAGCGGGGAGCTGCGGAAGGGGGACCAGATCCTCTCG GTCAATGGCGTTGACCTCCGCAATGCCAGCCACGAGCAGGCTGCCATCGCCCTGAAGAATGCGGGTCAGACAGTCACGATCATCGCTCAGTACAAACCGGAAG AGTACAGCCGATTCGAGGCCAAGATCCACGACCTTCGGGAACAGCTCATGAACAGCAGCCTGGGCTCAGGGACTGCCTCCCTTCGGAGCAACCCCAAAAGGGGTTTCTACATCAG GGCCCTGTTTGACTATGACAAGACCAAGGACTGCGGCTTCCTGAGCCAGGCCCTGAGCTTCCGCTTTGGGGATGTGCTGCATGTCATTGACGCCAGCGATGAGGAGTGGTGGCAGGCGCGGCGGGTCCACTCTGACAGCGAGACCGATGACATTGGCTTCATCCCCAGCAAACGGCG GGTTGAGCGACGAGAGTGGTCAAGGTTAAAGGCCAAG GATTGGGGCTCCAGCTCTGGATCACAGG GTCGAGAAGACTCGGTTCTGAGCTACGAGACGGTGACGCAGATGGAAG tgCACTATGCTCGCCCCATCATTATCCTTGGGCCCACCAAGGACCGCGCCAACGATGATCTCCTCTCCGAGTTCCCCGACAAGTTTGGATCCTGTGTTCCCC ATACGACGCGGCCCAAGCGGGAGTATGAGATAGATGGCCGGGATTACCACTTTGTGTCATCCCGGGAGAAAATGGAGAAGGACATTCAGGCCCACAAGTTCATTGAGGCTGGCCAGTACAATAGCCACCTGTATGGAACCAGCGTCCAGTCCGTGCGAGAGGTGGCTGAGCAG gggaAGCACTGCATCCTCGATGTCTCGGCCAATGCCGTGCGGCGGCTGCAGGCGGCCCACCTGCACCCTATCGCCATCTTCATCCGCCCCCGCTCCCTGGAGAATGTGCT AGAGATTAATAAGCGGATCACAGAGGAGCAAGCCCGCAAAGCCTTCGACAGAGCCACCAAGCTGGAGCAGGAATTCACAGAGTGCTTCTCAG ccatCGTGGAGGGTGACAGCTTTGAGGAGATCTACCACAAGGTGAAGCGCGTCATCGAGGACCTCTCAGGCCCCTACATCTGGGTCCCAGCCCGAGAGAGACTCTGA
- the DLG4 gene encoding disks large homolog 4 isoform X4 — protein MDCLCIVTTKKYRYQDEDTPPLEHSPAHLPNQANSPPVIVNTDTLEAPGYVNGTEGEMEYEEITLERGNSGLGFSIAGGTDNPHIGDDPSIFITKIIPGGAAAQDGRLRVNDSILFVNEVDVREVTHSAAVEALKEAGSIVRLYVMRRKPPAEKLMEIKLIKGPKGLGFSIAGGVGNQHIPGDNSIYVTKIIEGGAAHKDGRLQIGDKILAVNSVGLEDVMHEDAVAALKNTYDVVYLKVAKPSNAYLSDSYAPPDITTSYSQHLDNEISHSSYLGTDYPTAMTPTSPRRYSPVAKDLLGEEDIPREPRRIVIHRGSTGLGFNIVGGEDGEGIFISFILAGGPADLSGELRKGDQILSVNGVDLRNASHEQAAIALKNAGQTVTIIAQYKPEEYSRFEAKIHDLREQLMNSSLGSGTASLRSNPKRGFYIRALFDYDKTKDCGFLSQALSFRFGDVLHVIDASDEEWWQARRVHSDSETDDIGFIPSKRRVERREWSRLKAKDWGSSSGSQGREDSVLSYETVTQMEVHYARPIIILGPTKDRANDDLLSEFPDKFGSCVPHTTRPKREYEIDGRDYHFVSSREKMEKDIQAHKFIEAGQYNSHLYGTSVQSVREVAEQGKHCILDVSANAVRRLQAAHLHPIAIFIRPRSLENVLEINKRITEEQARKAFDRATKLEQEFTECFSAIVEGDSFEEIYHKVKRVIEDLSGPYIWVPARERL, from the exons ATGGACTGTCTCTGTATAGTGACAACCAAG AAATACCGCTACCAAGATGAAGACACGCCCCCTCTGGAGCACAGCCCGGCCCACCTCCCCAACCAG GCCAATTCCCCCCCTGTGATTGTCAACACAGACACCCTAGAAGCCCCGGGATAT GTGAACGGAACGGAGGGGGAAATGGAATACGAGGAGATCACACTGGAAAGG GGTAACTCAGGTCTGGGCTTCAGCATCGCAGGTGGCACTGACAACCCACACATCGGTGACGACCCATCCATTTTCATCACCAAGATCATTCCCGGCGGGGCTGCGGCCCAGGATGGCCGCCTcag GGTCAACGATAGCATCTTGTTTGTAAATGAAGTGGACGTTCGGGAGGTGACGCACTCAGCTGCAGTGGAGGCCCTCAAAGAGGCAGGCTCCATCGTCCGCCTCTACGTCATGCGCCGGAAGCCCCCGGCTGAGAAGCTCATGGAGATCAAGCTCATCAAGGGGCCTAAAG GTCTTGGCTTCAGCATCGCAGGAGGTGTCGGGAACCAGCACATCCCCGGAGATAATAGCATCTATGTAACCAAGATTATTGAAGGGGGTGCCGCCCACAAGGATGGGAGGTTGCAGATTGGAGACAAGATCCTGGCG GTCAACAGTGTGGGGCTGGAGGATGTCATGCATGAGGATGCCGTGGCAGCCCTGAAGAACACGTATGATGTTGTCTACCTAAAGGTGGCCAAGCCCAGCAATGCCTACCTGAGTGACAGCTATGCTCCCCCAGACATCACAACCT CTTATTCCCAGCACCTGGACAACGAGATCAGTCACAGCAGCTACCTGGGCACCGACTACCCCACAGCCATGACCCCCACCTCTCCTCGGCGCTACTCCCCAGTGGCCAAGGACCTGCTGGGGGAGGAAGACATTCCCCGAGAACCGAGGCGGATTGTCATCCACCGGGGCTCCACGGGCCTGGGCTTCAACATCGTGGGCGGCGAGGATGGTGAAGGCATCTTCATCTCCTTCATCCTGGCCGGGGGCCCTGCAGACCTCAGCGGGGAGCTGCGGAAGGGGGACCAGATCCTCTCG GTCAATGGCGTTGACCTCCGCAATGCCAGCCACGAGCAGGCTGCCATCGCCCTGAAGAATGCGGGTCAGACAGTCACGATCATCGCTCAGTACAAACCGGAAG AGTACAGCCGATTCGAGGCCAAGATCCACGACCTTCGGGAACAGCTCATGAACAGCAGCCTGGGCTCAGGGACTGCCTCCCTTCGGAGCAACCCCAAAAGGGGTTTCTACATCAG GGCCCTGTTTGACTATGACAAGACCAAGGACTGCGGCTTCCTGAGCCAGGCCCTGAGCTTCCGCTTTGGGGATGTGCTGCATGTCATTGACGCCAGCGATGAGGAGTGGTGGCAGGCGCGGCGGGTCCACTCTGACAGCGAGACCGATGACATTGGCTTCATCCCCAGCAAACGGCG GGTTGAGCGACGAGAGTGGTCAAGGTTAAAGGCCAAG GATTGGGGCTCCAGCTCTGGATCACAGG GTCGAGAAGACTCGGTTCTGAGCTACGAGACGGTGACGCAGATGGAAG tgCACTATGCTCGCCCCATCATTATCCTTGGGCCCACCAAGGACCGCGCCAACGATGATCTCCTCTCCGAGTTCCCCGACAAGTTTGGATCCTGTGTTCCCC ATACGACGCGGCCCAAGCGGGAGTATGAGATAGATGGCCGGGATTACCACTTTGTGTCATCCCGGGAGAAAATGGAGAAGGACATTCAGGCCCACAAGTTCATTGAGGCTGGCCAGTACAATAGCCACCTGTATGGAACCAGCGTCCAGTCCGTGCGAGAGGTGGCTGAGCAG gggaAGCACTGCATCCTCGATGTCTCGGCCAATGCCGTGCGGCGGCTGCAGGCGGCCCACCTGCACCCTATCGCCATCTTCATCCGCCCCCGCTCCCTGGAGAATGTGCT AGAGATTAATAAGCGGATCACAGAGGAGCAAGCCCGCAAAGCCTTCGACAGAGCCACCAAGCTGGAGCAGGAATTCACAGAGTGCTTCTCAG ccatCGTGGAGGGTGACAGCTTTGAGGAGATCTACCACAAGGTGAAGCGCGTCATCGAGGACCTCTCAGGCCCCTACATCTGGGTCCCAGCCCGAGAGAGACTCTGA